The Polypterus senegalus isolate Bchr_013 chromosome 11, ASM1683550v1, whole genome shotgun sequence sequence GAGAGATTTCAAAAcctttctaaaaatgtgttttcacattgtcattatgggctattgagtatagattgatgtGCAAGAATGGCAAATGTTACCATTTACAATTACATCTACAACACAAAAAGAGATGCAGAAAGAATCAGAAAATGTTCATACCTGCTTCTCTACTCTATATTTAGCAGAGGTGCTTGGGTGTGATCTCCTACTGCCTTGCTTTAACTCTATGAAGTTTGCTGTGCTGTAGTCTTATCTAACAAAACTGAAAGCACAAGACAGATGTTCATACTATAAATGCACTGAGTGagtaaactttaaattaaagaaTACTTTCCCATTTTTTCCACctggaattcttttttttttttaaccatattattgattttattaaaattaacattccatacaagcaagtcaagtttaacaaaactaagtGTAGCCCTCCCACCATTTAACTGGCACGTTACCTATGACATAGgatgaaatttcactggtgggatccacattaaacaccccccaataaattacaataaccaatgggtccaatgaaaacaattattatttataatttttacacTAGTTCAAAGTAATGATTTATAAACACTCActccttttttattaattatttgaatgcaaccaccatgtaagcacttcacacaatcatggatagaaaacaacaaacaaacaaacaaaaacataaaacacatttatataaaCACACCGCTTATGGGATATTATCACAGTTCAACTTAAATTTGTCTGAGTTTCAGCACTAGTAAGGTTCACACCTagaaatcaaatatatatatatatatatatatatatatatatatatatatataaaaatatttaaaaaaaatcgttGGCGCGCTTAGTTGGAGCTCATATGCAAGACATAACTTCACGTGTACTCCCGGTGTCCTTCCAGAACTTTTTCCCCACACTTCTCACTTTCCTCCTTGGTTAAACACAGGAATCTCACAGCTCAGTCTGGGATGACGCCAGCAGCTTCGTCTTGATGCGCGATTTATTTGCGTTCCCTGATTAGCTGTTGCCTCCTGTGATATTTCTGACAatgcttatttgcattttctccttctGGGATAAATCATGTTAGACGTATTGCGTGCCAGCTGTACCTTTAGGAATGCAGCTGTGGCGGTCCTCCAAAAAGTCTATCACGGAGCTCTGTATCGCTTAAAAAAGGGAGAGCGCGCAACTGTGCAGccgcgttttttttttcttccacaggtGAGACGTGAACCTGCTTGCCGCGCGAGTTCTCTTCCCGCTCGAACGTGGCGCCGAAAATCGCGCGCGCACTTAGCGTCAAGTAAACACTTCTGAGTTTACTATTATACCCAACTAGCAGGGTGCTACACTCTCCCCCCACCAAAAAAATTCGTTGTGTCCTCATAACGAAGGGAAATACATTAGTCACATGGGATAACACTTAAAACCAAATATACTATAGGCAACATTACAGAAAATTTCACAAGTTAAACAAActaaaaactattttacagttaGCCCTACTAAATGATGAAACTATCATCTGTATTTAGATGCACCTATCCAAATATACGGTGTAGAACAATATCGCACTGGACACTTAGTACCTATGTTTGGCTCTCCAAGGAAATCATATTCTAAACGGTTTGGAACTTTCCTGATTCTCTGAGATCTTCTGTATGTTCCAACCTCTTCATTAGCAATTTGTACTGCCCCTTCATTTCCCACAGAAGAATCAAAGATCTCTGGGGCACTATTTTGAGCTCCTTAGGAAAATTCCACAGACCTTACTGTATCTCCACAATCATCAcagaattctgcagcaggacTTCTTATGTTGAAGCTCCCAGGCTCCTCATCCGTGACTTGCTCTCTAGCATTCCCTACATGCTCTGATCCAACAGGGTCTAAACCCATACAGGAAGGTTCCGGGAGATCATGACCACTAGCACCTCTGGAAGGTGCATAAATCCATTCTCCATCCTCATCATCTTCACTGTCCGAATCTTTTCCAGAACCTGGCAAATCGACAACTTCTTTATCTTGGACATTTTGCACATCACTCATCTCCTGGTTCAAACATTGGGTTCTCTCTCTGCCCTTGTTCTCTCTCAAAGTTCTTTTCTGGGAGTTAGCATTACTGTCAACCTCAGGCAGTAATCTCAGATTCTGTTCCACTGGAAGCAGATGATTTCGGTGAAATATTTTTACAGGTCCCTCACCATCTTCTGGCTTCACTCGAAAAACAGGTAAATTGGGCATTTGGCTTTCAACAATATATGGCTTGGGACTCCATCGATCAGCCAATTTGTGCTTCCCTTGCAATCCAAGATTCCGAATCAGTACTCTATCACCGGGAGCAAGATGAGAGTAGTGGATTCTTTGTTCATGTctctttttatttccatcattctttTTCCCAGCAGCAGCTTCGGCCAACTCATATGCTACGCTCAGTTCATTTTTCATATTCCTGACATACTTCTGATATGACTTTACTGACGAACTGTCActtgaaacactgaaactcaaaTCAACAGGCAGTCGGGCTTCCCTCCCAAACATCAAAAAATAAGGGGAGTATCCAGTTGCTTCATTGCGGCTGCAATTATAGACATGTACAAGGTGCCCAATATGACGACTccatctacatttttgttttgggtCCAGAGTGCCCAACATGCCAAGCAGAGTCCGGTTAAACCTCTCTGGTTGAGGGTCACCCTGAGGATGATATGGAGTGGTTCTCATTTTTTTCACACCTAATAGATCCAACAACTCATGAATTAGCTGACTCTCAAAATCTCTTCCTTGATCGGAGTGTACACGCTTGGGTAGACCATAGTGAATAAAGTACTTTTTCCACAGTACTTTAGCCACAGTGGACGCCTTCTGATCCTTGGTGGGAAAAGCTTGTGCATATCTTGTGTAATGGTCTGTAATGACTAGAACATTGCAAGTGTTACTGGAATCTGGTTCAATGGAGAGGAAATCCATGCACACTAAGTCCATTGGTGCACTGCTGCTCAAATGACCCAAAGGTTCAACTCTCTTTGGCAAAGTTTTTCACTGTATACACCGAGCACAAGTCTGACAGTACTGCTCCACATCAGTCTTCATATGGGGCCAATAGAACCGATTCCTAACAAATCCATAGGTCTTCTCAAAACCCAAATGTCTAGAATCATCATGTAATGATCGTAGAACAATCTGGTGAAATTTCTGTGGCAAAAGCAATTGTTTACACTTCGGTTTGTTGGGTGGCTGAGTGTAGCGGTACATCACTCCATCTTCCAACTTCAACCTTCCCCATTCCTTCAAAAGTAAAGCGATATATCTGTGTTTTCTCTTATTCACCATGTGAATATCTCCCTTTCTAAATGCATTCCACAGATCACCCAAGCAAGGGTCTTCCTGCTGTGAGGCTGACAGATCAGATAGGTTCAGTTGGGGCAGTGATGCAGTGCTTAATGTAGCTAAGTTGCAGTATGCTGCAGGTACTGCCTTAACGGAGCATCCTAAACAGTTAACAACTCTGTTGAATGAAGGACAGTTAAGCTTATTAACCTCCAACAGCTGACACAGGCCTCTCACTCCATTAGAAGAAATGCTTATCCAGTCCTCATCCTCCACTGGGCTCTCATGGGCACGCGGAGACAAAGCATCTGCATCTGTGTTTTGCTTGCCAGGTCGGTATTTGAGGCTGAAATCATAGGCTGATAGAGCTGCCAACCATCGATGTCCTGCAGCATCCAATTTGGCAGATGTCAGTAGGTAAGTAAGAGGATTGTTGTCAGTTTGTACCTCAAACTTGGCCCATACAGATAGTCATGGAGCTTTTCTACCACAGCCCATTTTAATGCCAAAAATTCTAATTTGTGTACTGGGTAATTCCTCTCAGTGGGTGTTAGGCTTCTACTAATGAAAGCCACTGGCCGCAAACCCTGCCCCTGGTCTTGATATAGGACACCTCCTAATCCCTCACAGCTTGCATCAATGTGCAACGCATAAGGTAGTTGAGGATCCGCAAAAGCCAATACAGGTGCCTGAGTAAGTTGAGCttttagaatttcaaaagctaCTTCACATCTCTCATCCCATCTATCTCCAAATGGCTCAGTAGGCTTAAAGTAGACCCTTCCTGGCTCTTTCTCCTTATGTATTTCTGCTGCCTTCTTCTTAGGCAAGCAGCCTTGCAGTAATTGGTTCAGTGGGTAAGAAACTTGGGAAAAGTCTTTGACAAATCTCCTGTAGTAACCACAAAAACCCAAGAAGGAGCGCAGTTCTGATATAGTCTGGGGTCTGGGCCATGAAATCACTGCTTCTATCTTGGAGGGATCAGTTGAGATTCCATTTTGAGAGACAATGTGTCCAACATAGCTGACAGATGTTTGGCAGAACTTGCATTTATCAAGTGATAATTTTAGTCCTTCACTTTTCAGGCGATCCAAAACCTTAAGGAGGCGCTCTTCATGTTCTTCCAATGTTCGCCCAAACACAATGAGGTCATCCAGATACACCAACACCTCCAATAAATTCATGTCCCCAACTGTTCTCTCCATAACTCGCTGAAAAGAGGCTGGAGCTCCCGTTATACCCTGAGGCATCCTTTCAAATTGGAAGAACCCAACTGGGCAAATGAAAActgtcttttctttgtctttttcacaGAGAGGAATTTGATAGTATCCGCTTCTAAGATCCAACACACTAAACCATTTGCTTCCACTAAGGCAGGCAAGAGCGTCTTCAATTCTAGGGACGGTGTACTGATCTGGAATTGTACGTCGATTTAGGGTTCTGTAGTCTACACACATCCGTATTTGTCCATTCTTTTTACGCACTACTACTATAGGTGATGCATAAGGGCTCCTGGACTCAGTAATAATACCAGCATCCTTCAGTTTTCCCAAAAGCTGTCTTACATCTTCAATGTCAGCAGGTGCAAGCCAGCGAGACCTCTCCCGGAAAGGTTTATCTTCAGTTAGCCTGATTTCGTGCTGAGAACTCTTAGCACAGCCCATATCAAATTCGTGACAGGAAAAAACATCTTTCCTCTCCAGCAACTTTTGAGCTAGTCTTTTCTTCCAATCTCCGGGCAGAGAAGAATCACTAAAATCAAAGGAGTCCAAAGTCAACTGATTCTCAGCAGTCATCTCGGCAGGGGAGGAAACATGTGGCACAACCTCTACTGGGAAGATGTGAGCAATTGGCATACCCCTCTTCAAAGTAACAGCCTGATCTGACATATTCCGAACAGTGACTGTGATCCTTCTTGAGTGTTCAGCTGGAGTGTTCTGCACTTCTGGCCTCACCAATAATGCCTCAGGAAACTGTGGCTCTTCAGGATGATCCACTAGCAAAGTTTTATTAGAAAATTTTCCTAAATATTTTGGAATCCCCCTAACTCTTGCTGTCTCACCAGGAGACAATATGACAGGCTTTGGGTGTGAAAACCACACTGTACCTTGGCTTAAATCATCAGTCTGGTCAGCTGTTATCCTCATGACCCTTTCAAATGCGTCTTTCATGACGGGATGAACCACTAAAGTGTTCAAGAAATCTTTCTCAAtcttttgcttgcatgcctcaatcaGTTTTTTCACCACGGATGTATTTGTTCCTACTAGAATGGATGCTTCACCCTTCATTACTGGATCCGGACACACCAGCACCAGTGCATCAATGGCCTCAGTTACTCCAGTTACAGATCCTGGAAACTCGAGCCTCAAAGACAAACATCCATCATAAGGGTATTGCTGAGAACTTAAACCCCATATCTCCAAATTTCCAATTTCCATTAAAGGTAGATGCTTAAGGTACCTCTCATAAAAGGATCGATAGAGAAGAGTAACTTGAGACCCACTATCAAGTAAAGCTTTAGCATAAATCCCTTCTATTTGTAATCGTTGATTCACTTTTCTCAAGTTCTCCTCATTTGCACAGTCCCGTTTAAAGTGGCCATCCTCTCCACATTTATAGCAGAAAATGTTTTCTCCACCGCCTGCTTTGCTTAGAGCACTTCTCCCTGTAGTGGCAGCTAAGCTATGCATCTTGGGAGTGTCTGATGTCactggagcagcagcagcagacagTAGACGAGCCATTTCACTTCTCAGTCCCCTAATTTCCTTCTTTAGCAGCTCAACCTCACAGTCAGCTGAATCTGTTTTGTCAGAGGCCACGGAGGACACAGTTACACTGGCCTGAACAGTACTTCTATTATGAATCATGTTCTCTTCTTCTCTCACTTCTTTTAGAAGTTCAGTGAAAGGAGGTGGTTCACAAAACTTGTGCGTCATTCTCAACCTAAGTGCCACCATGTCATCTGGAAGAGCCCTCGAATTATTTGCTCAATACGAAGGCGATTCAATTCAGAAGACTTCAGTCCCCCTTTTCGCAGAACACTGTGTAGTAGCTTATCTAGCTTGATTATATACACAGAGAGCTTTTCCCCTTTTTCTTGGAAGGTATTTCTGAACTTCACCATCAGATCAGATGCATTCTCTGTAGGACCAAATGCTGTATCTAGAGCCTTCAGGTAGTCACAAGAAGTAGCTGAAGGattttcaaccttcgcaaacctCACAATATCTGCAGCGGGCCCTCTAAGACATTCCACTAGTCTCTGTTTCTTCACATTGTCAGAACACTGCCATTCTTCAAGAATATGTGTAGTATGTTCAGCCCATACCTCATAGTCTTCCTCCCCATTTGGTGTAGGAGTCAGTCCAGAAAATGTGCGCAGTTTCCTATAATTCTGTGCTTCTACTGGTGAGGCAGTTTGGCATTTCTGAACTAGTGAATTAATTGTGCTAACTAACTCAGTGTTAAGTGTGAGAGCTGGGGAAGCTACATCCTGTATGTCAGCTAAAGATTTTCCCTCTTTTTTCAAGAAAGACATAAGCTTAGTATGGAACTCTTCACCTTTACTACTTCCAGATGAAATGGATGTAACACTAAGTACTTGAGTGGACCATGGGCCTACTTCATCAGGAATTCCAATAAAAACTGGGAAAGAAATTTCAGAAACCCTTTTAGAAATCTCTACTAAGACAAATTGCTCCCTACCTGCTTTATCACTGCATCGACCATGCACTTTTGTCTTGCCAGTTCCCTTAACTGTGTCTAGCACCCTATATATAACTGTGTCTGTAATGTCCAGTGGCACAttgcttaaaacaacaacattttcaaGCGCACCATTCTTCTCTTTACACCAAGTAATAATCTCATATACATCCATATTGTACAAACttcatcaataaacaaacaaacaagtttgGAAATGGAAAAAGATATATACAAAACTGCACAGTCGAGCACAAGTAACTTCAAAAAGGCAGAAAACACATAATGCTATACAGGAACAGTATTTATCACATTAGTGCCCACcaaaacaacactttttttttaataatcccgGACGAGCCCCCACAAATGTAGCCCTCCCACCATTTAACTGGCACGTTACCTATGACATAGgatgaaatttcactggtgggatccacattaaacacctcccaataaattacaataaccaatgggtccaatgaaaacaattattatttataatttttacactagttcaaagtaatgatttataaacactcactcctttttttttattaattatttgaatgcaaccaccatgtaagcacttcacacaatcatggatagaaaacaacaaacaaacaaacaaaaacataaaacacatttatataaaCACACCACTTATGGGATATTATCACAGTTCAACTTAAATTTGTCTGAGTTTCAGCACTAGTAAGGTTCACACCtagaaatcatatatatatatatatatatatatatatatatatatatatatatatatatatatatatatatatatatatatatatatatatatatatatatatataaatataaaaaaatcgtTGGCGCGCTTAGTTGGAGCTCATATGCAGGACATAACTTCACGTGTACTCACGGTGTCCTTCCAGAACTTTTTCCCCACACTTCTCACTTTCCTCCTTGGTTAAACACAGGAATCTCACAGCTCAGTCTGGGATGACGCCAGCAGCTTCGTCTTGATGCGCGATTTATTTGCGTTCCCTGATTAGCTGTTGCCTCCTGTGATATTTCTGACAatgcttatttgcattttctccttctGGGATAAATCATGTTAGACGTATTGCGTGCCAGCTGTACCTTTAGGAATGCAGCTGTGGCGGTCCTCCAAAAAGTCTATCACCGAGCTCTGTATCGCTTAAAAAAGGGAGAGCGCGCAACTGTGCAgccgcgttttttttttttccacaggtgAGACGTGAACCTGCTTGCCGCGCGAGTTCCCTTCCCGCTCGAACGTGGCACCGAAAATCCCGCACACACTTACCGTCAAGTAAACACTTCTGAGTTTACTATTATACCCAACTAGCAGGGTGCTACATAGGTTAGAAAGAGAGGTAGGCCAGCAgagcaaataaattaattaaaaaataaacaataaatgggagaatccgcttcctcaatttaaatgcttattctaaaatgtaattatttagatCCGGCcagattttgaaaacattttgtacagatcctctaagtgcaaatttgattttttccagtttcagatagtatataacatcagttacccactgacttggaATAGGAgagctgggattcttccagttgagcaagacaagcctacgtgccaatagtgtagtaaagacaattacagtttgtccttctccactttaagcccatctggaggtACACCAGACAtagctgttaatgagttaggagggattgtgatagcaaggctgtctgaaaggcatttaaagattttggaccagaatgatgctaatttggtgcacatCCAAAACATATGGAATTCAATCCCAAGATTCCAGATCCATGAAGCAGCATCATTTACCATGGTGATGTCTGTTGTGTAGGATTAAACACATATCAGTAACAGTAAAAGTTTTTGCAGCTAATTTTTGTATGTATAAGGAAAAAGATGCATCCCTCATATAGAGAAATGGAAAATAATGAGGTGCTGTTTAGGACATAAATCATTCTAGCAGTACATACATTCAATACGAAATACATATACTTTATACTGAAATGTACGCATTCTGTAGTGAATTGCATACACTATACAGTAAAATGAATACACTGTATATTGAAACTCAGTCTATAGtgaaatatatatacactgtgtaatgaaataaatgcattctacagtgaaacaa is a genomic window containing:
- the LOC120538622 gene encoding paraneoplastic antigen Ma1-like; the encoded protein is MDVYEIITWCKEKNGALENVVVLSNVPLDITDTVIYRVLDTVKGTGKTKVHGRCSDKAGREQFVLVEISKRVSEISFPVFIGIPDEVGPWSTQVLSVTSISSGSSKGEEFHTKLMSFLKKEGKSLADIQDVASPALTLNTELVSTINSLVQKCQTASPVEAQNYRKLRTFSGLTPTPNGEEDYEVWAEHTTHILEEWQCSDNVKKQRLVECLRGPAADIVRFAKVENPSATSCDYLKALDTAFGPTENASDLMVKFRNTFQEKGEKLSVYIIKLDKLLHSVLRKGGLKSSELNRLRIEQIIRGLFQMTWWHLG